The following proteins are co-located in the Pyrococcus abyssi GE5 genome:
- the rnhB gene encoding ribonuclease HII — protein MKVAGADEAGRGPVIGPLVIVAAVVEEDKIRSLTKLGVKDSKQLTPAQREKLFDEIVKVLDDYSVVIVSPQDIDGRKGSMNELEVENFVKALNSLKVKPEVIYIDSADVKAERFAENIRSRLAYEAKVVAEHKADAKYEIVSAASILAKVIRDREIEKLKAEYGDFGSGYPSDPRTKKWLEEWYSKHGNFPPIVRRTWDTAKKIEEKFKRAQLTLDNFLKRFRN, from the coding sequence ATGAAGGTTGCCGGAGCAGATGAAGCGGGGAGAGGGCCCGTTATAGGACCACTAGTTATAGTTGCCGCAGTTGTTGAAGAAGACAAAATCAGATCCTTAACTAAGCTAGGAGTTAAGGATTCAAAGCAGTTGACGCCAGCTCAGAGGGAAAAGCTATTCGATGAGATAGTTAAAGTTCTTGATGACTACTCGGTCGTAATAGTGTCCCCTCAAGATATAGACGGCAGAAAGGGGTCAATGAACGAGCTTGAGGTTGAGAACTTCGTTAAGGCCTTGAACTCCCTGAAGGTCAAGCCTGAAGTTATCTACATAGATTCGGCCGACGTTAAAGCCGAGAGATTCGCCGAGAACATTAGGTCGAGACTAGCTTATGAAGCAAAGGTGGTTGCGGAGCATAAGGCGGATGCCAAGTACGAGATCGTTTCAGCGGCCTCGATTCTGGCAAAGGTCATAAGGGATAGGGAAATTGAGAAGCTGAAGGCAGAATATGGAGACTTCGGATCTGGATACCCTAGCGATCCCAGGACTAAGAAGTGGCTTGAGGAGTGGTACTCTAAACATGGCAATTTCCCTCCAATAGTCAGGAGAACTTGGGATACAGCCAAGAAAATTGAGGAGAAATTTAAGAGGGCCCAGCTAACGCTTGATAACTTTCTTAAGCGGTTTCGCAATTGA
- a CDS encoding molybdopterin molybdotransferase MoeA: MEFKKLMPYREALTLLLNDVTEIQDVEHVPLDEALNRVLAQDIISEFDVPPFDRSAVDGYAVRAEDTFQAREYSPIELKVIEEVPAGESPKMKVTSGTAIKVLTGAKIPEGANAVIMQEMVKREGEKIYVLRPVAPGQNVAFKGEDVKKGEVILRKGTILRPQDLAMLKALGIKSVPVKRKPRVGIIITGSELVEEPSEDAFEEGKIVETNSIMLKSLVHKFFGEPILYGVIPDEEDKIREAIKKAKRECDLVLVTGGSAFGDKDYAHRFVKLLFHGTTIKPGRPIGYGERVFIMSGYPVAVFAQFHLFVKHALAKMVGARDYEVKLRAILEDDVPSQLGRHEFVKVLYRDGKAKVIKKKGSGIISSLVESNAYLEVPEDSEGYRRGEEVWITLY; encoded by the coding sequence ATGGAGTTCAAGAAACTGATGCCATATAGGGAAGCTCTAACCCTTCTCCTCAACGATGTAACCGAAATTCAAGATGTTGAGCACGTACCCTTGGACGAGGCCCTCAACAGGGTTCTCGCCCAGGACATCATCTCCGAATTCGACGTTCCACCCTTCGATAGATCCGCGGTAGACGGATACGCTGTTAGGGCCGAGGATACATTCCAAGCTAGGGAATACAGTCCAATCGAACTTAAAGTCATAGAAGAAGTTCCAGCCGGGGAAAGTCCCAAGATGAAAGTTACGAGCGGTACGGCCATAAAAGTCCTAACTGGAGCCAAGATCCCTGAGGGAGCCAACGCGGTTATAATGCAGGAGATGGTCAAGAGGGAAGGGGAGAAGATTTACGTTTTAAGGCCAGTAGCTCCTGGGCAGAACGTTGCGTTTAAGGGAGAGGACGTGAAGAAGGGTGAAGTAATACTCAGGAAAGGAACGATTTTAAGGCCTCAAGACCTCGCAATGCTAAAGGCACTTGGGATAAAGAGCGTTCCCGTGAAGAGGAAGCCCAGAGTTGGGATAATAATAACGGGAAGCGAGCTTGTCGAGGAACCTAGTGAAGATGCCTTCGAGGAAGGGAAAATCGTCGAAACTAACTCTATCATGCTGAAATCCCTCGTTCACAAGTTCTTCGGAGAACCAATACTCTATGGAGTGATTCCAGATGAAGAGGATAAGATAAGAGAGGCGATAAAGAAAGCAAAGAGGGAGTGCGACTTGGTTCTCGTAACGGGAGGTTCGGCCTTTGGAGATAAGGACTATGCCCACCGCTTTGTCAAGCTACTATTCCACGGAACCACGATAAAGCCGGGAAGGCCTATAGGTTACGGAGAGAGGGTATTCATAATGAGCGGTTATCCAGTGGCTGTTTTTGCCCAGTTCCACCTCTTCGTTAAGCATGCCCTAGCTAAGATGGTTGGGGCGAGGGATTACGAGGTGAAGCTCAGGGCTATCCTCGAGGACGACGTTCCAAGCCAGCTTGGAAGACATGAATTCGTTAAGGTTCTCTATAGGGATGGGAAGGCGAAGGTTATCAAGAAGAAGGGCAGCGGAATAATATCATCGCTAGTGGAAAGCAACGCTTACCTTGAGGTTCCAGAGGACAGCGAAGGTTACCGGAGGGGTGAAGAAGTTTGGATTACCCTCTATTGA
- a CDS encoding ClC family H(+)/Cl(-) exchange transporter, whose protein sequence is MKAYTLVKIGVLAGVIVGAYKLLVKVIESYYLSLARNAQERPVLLVIWIVLTLFSYYIISRLLNREPNIARGGILQIKEVISGTRDYNPVRVIVGKIIGHLLALISGLSLGKAGPSIQLGGSIAMIFSKKKVLIGAGAAAGLSAAFEAPIAGIVSTFEILRIEVTPPAILYLAIPSLISALISHYLFPVRPTLVYTPSEAKDYQYLILLGVTTGAYSSLFIWLIKHIRKIKLIIPFFESWILLPIMPLALGGGHALIFSLFTGNFGITFLLLLLLLKSIHTILSYTSGAPGGLFLPSLAIGAIIGKLFVETFGVSNTFVLAGMVGVLSGTLRAPMTGAILMAEITKSPRGFLDFLVAGLSSYATSYALKKVKLQKRTLR, encoded by the coding sequence ATGAAGGCATACACTCTGGTTAAAATTGGCGTCCTAGCTGGTGTAATAGTTGGGGCGTATAAACTGCTTGTGAAGGTAATCGAAAGCTATTATTTGTCCTTAGCGAGGAACGCCCAGGAGAGGCCAGTTTTACTGGTAATTTGGATCGTACTAACGCTGTTTTCATATTACATAATTTCAAGACTCCTTAATAGAGAACCTAACATAGCTAGGGGCGGAATACTCCAAATTAAAGAAGTTATATCTGGAACCCGAGATTATAATCCTGTTAGGGTCATAGTCGGGAAGATTATAGGACACCTATTAGCCCTGATAAGCGGTTTATCCCTAGGAAAAGCTGGCCCTTCAATTCAGCTTGGAGGTTCTATAGCAATGATATTCTCAAAGAAGAAAGTTTTAATTGGTGCGGGGGCCGCCGCAGGATTGTCAGCAGCGTTCGAGGCACCAATAGCTGGAATAGTGTCGACGTTTGAAATTTTAAGAATAGAAGTAACCCCACCAGCTATCTTGTACCTTGCGATACCCTCGCTAATTTCAGCCCTCATATCCCACTACCTCTTCCCAGTAAGACCAACGCTAGTTTATACCCCGTCGGAAGCTAAGGACTATCAGTATCTTATCCTCCTGGGAGTAACAACGGGAGCGTACAGTTCTCTATTTATTTGGCTCATAAAGCATATCAGAAAGATCAAGCTAATAATTCCGTTCTTTGAAAGTTGGATACTCCTACCTATAATGCCCCTAGCGTTAGGAGGAGGCCATGCATTGATCTTCTCCCTATTTACCGGAAACTTTGGGATTACCTTCCTACTCCTACTATTACTCCTAAAATCAATACATACGATACTTTCGTACACGAGTGGGGCCCCAGGAGGTTTATTTTTACCTAGTCTAGCCATTGGAGCAATAATAGGTAAATTGTTTGTGGAGACATTTGGTGTTAGCAACACCTTCGTTCTTGCAGGCATGGTGGGAGTGCTTTCCGGGACTTTAAGGGCTCCAATGACTGGAGCAATCCTTATGGCAGAAATTACGAAGAGCCCAAGAGGATTCTTAGATTTCCTTGTTGCAGGATTATCATCATACGCAACATCCTACGCTCTAAAAAAGGTTAAACTCCAGAAAAGGACCCTTCGCTAG
- a CDS encoding metal ABC transporter permease, translating to MIEEYLLRAFLASLMVGTLLGLLSPLINLKGIAFLTHATFHALLFGAVLGMILGLIFGNLSLIFWISLLTAIAIVIGIAEMEIRGYSSDTAVGVMAGVIAGLTVLGFGVLYKVMASRPYFALSESIVSYLTGEIFLITFNDLLLLVIGGLIVFLIMIAFYRDFLYLSFDPEGLESHGGNVRLYLMILYFLVGSIGGLIVKTVGLITLQVLAVLPGAIAMSIARRIRELVAISLGLTLTIQVASTFLGYYFDIPPSGLATILLATIYGALALGRKVA from the coding sequence ATGATAGAGGAGTACCTTCTGAGGGCATTCCTAGCAAGTTTAATGGTGGGAACCTTGCTTGGCCTGCTAAGTCCCTTAATAAACCTAAAGGGGATAGCCTTCCTAACGCACGCGACCTTCCACGCTCTCCTCTTTGGAGCAGTCCTTGGAATGATACTCGGGCTAATCTTTGGCAACCTGTCCTTGATATTCTGGATCTCCCTTTTGACGGCGATAGCCATAGTAATAGGGATAGCCGAGATGGAGATCAGGGGCTACTCCTCTGACACGGCCGTGGGGGTTATGGCAGGAGTTATAGCAGGTTTAACTGTTTTAGGATTTGGAGTTCTCTACAAGGTCATGGCCTCTAGACCTTACTTTGCCCTCTCCGAGAGCATAGTAAGTTACCTCACGGGAGAGATATTCCTGATAACGTTCAATGATTTACTCTTACTAGTCATCGGCGGGCTGATAGTTTTTCTGATAATGATCGCCTTCTATAGGGACTTCCTTTATTTGAGCTTCGATCCAGAAGGTCTAGAAAGCCATGGAGGCAACGTTAGGCTTTACCTAATGATCCTCTACTTCCTAGTCGGTTCGATTGGTGGGTTGATAGTTAAAACCGTGGGATTAATTACACTTCAAGTTTTAGCTGTTCTCCCTGGGGCAATAGCCATGAGCATCGCTAGGAGGATAAGGGAACTGGTAGCTATAAGCCTTGGATTGACTTTGACTATCCAGGTAGCCTCGACGTTTCTAGGTTACTACTTCGACATTCCACCTAGTGGATTGGCCACCATACTTTTGGCTACGATATATGGGGCTCTAGCTTTAGGGAGGAAGGTGGCATGA
- the pfkC gene encoding ADP-specific phosphofructokinase, with amino-acid sequence MSVPQDVSIFTAYNANVDAITKLNGETIQKLINEFGEKEIAERIEEYPREIREPIDFVARLIHALRLGKPTAVPLVDESLNSWFDEKFEYELERLGGQAGIIANVLAGLGIKKVIAYTPFLPKRLADLFKEGVLYPTVENGELKLKPIREAYRDEDPLKINRIFEFRKGTKFKFLGESVEVPASGRFIVSARFESISKIETKEELRPFLDDIGKEVDGAIFSGYQGLRLKYSDGKDANYYLRRAKEDIISLKEEDVKVHVELASIQDRKLRKKVITNILPIADSVGIDEAEIAQLLSVLGYRDLADRIFTYNRLEDSILGGMIILDELNFEILQVHTIYYLMYITHRDNPLSEEELMKSLEFGTTLAAARASLGDINRPEDYEIGLKVPFNERSEYVKLRFEEAKTKLRMREYKVVVIPTRLVPNPVLTVGLGDTISAGAFITYVNYLKRH; translated from the coding sequence TTGAGCGTGCCCCAGGATGTTTCTATCTTCACAGCGTACAACGCAAACGTGGACGCTATAACTAAGTTAAATGGCGAGACAATTCAGAAACTCATAAATGAATTCGGAGAGAAGGAAATCGCCGAGAGAATTGAAGAGTATCCAAGAGAAATTAGAGAGCCGATAGATTTTGTTGCCAGGCTCATCCACGCCCTTAGACTCGGAAAACCGACGGCGGTGCCCTTAGTTGATGAGAGCTTAAACTCTTGGTTCGATGAGAAATTCGAATACGAGCTTGAGAGGCTTGGAGGGCAAGCCGGAATAATAGCCAATGTTCTAGCTGGACTAGGAATTAAGAAGGTCATAGCTTACACGCCATTCCTGCCAAAGAGATTGGCCGATTTGTTCAAGGAGGGGGTTCTCTACCCGACCGTAGAGAATGGAGAACTAAAGCTCAAACCCATTAGGGAAGCGTACAGGGATGAAGATCCATTAAAGATAAACAGGATATTCGAATTTAGGAAAGGGACGAAGTTCAAGTTTTTAGGAGAGAGTGTGGAAGTTCCAGCCTCGGGAAGATTCATAGTTTCAGCTAGATTCGAGAGCATAAGCAAGATAGAAACCAAGGAGGAATTAAGACCATTCCTCGATGATATAGGAAAGGAAGTTGATGGCGCTATATTCTCTGGATACCAGGGCTTGAGATTGAAATACTCGGACGGCAAGGATGCAAACTACTACCTAAGGAGAGCCAAAGAAGACATAATAAGCCTAAAAGAAGAGGACGTCAAGGTTCACGTCGAGCTGGCTTCAATTCAAGATAGGAAGCTAAGGAAGAAGGTAATAACTAACATACTCCCAATAGCTGATAGTGTTGGCATCGATGAGGCGGAGATAGCTCAACTACTCAGCGTTCTCGGGTATAGAGACCTAGCTGACAGGATATTCACCTATAACAGGCTTGAAGATTCCATACTCGGAGGAATGATAATCCTTGACGAGCTGAACTTCGAGATACTTCAAGTCCACACCATCTACTACCTCATGTACATCACGCACAGGGACAACCCGTTGAGCGAGGAAGAACTTATGAAAAGCCTTGAATTCGGGACAACTTTGGCAGCAGCCAGGGCTTCCCTAGGGGACATAAATAGGCCTGAGGACTATGAGATTGGCCTCAAAGTGCCCTTCAATGAGAGGAGCGAGTACGTGAAGCTTAGATTTGAGGAGGCCAAAACTAAGCTGAGAATGAGGGAGTACAAGGTTGTGGTGATACCAACTAGGTTAGTTCCAAATCCAGTTCTAACGGTCGGCCTTGGGGATACGATATCAGCTGGAGCATTCATAACCTACGTGAACTACCTAAAGAGGCACTAG
- the glyA gene encoding serine hydroxymethyltransferase: MAYKEYRDKVLHFIEEHEKWRSHTINLIASENITSPSVNRAVASGFMHKYAEGWPRQRYYQGCKYVDEVELIGVELFTKLFKSDYADLRPISGTNANQAVFFGLGQPGDKVIVLHTSHGGHISHMPFGAAGMRGLEVHTWPFDNESFNIDVDKAEKMIRELEPKIVVFGGSLFPFPHPVKELAPVAKEVGAFVVYDAAHVLGLIAGGEFQDPLREGADIMTASTHKTFPGPQGGVILYKKFADDETIAKLQWAIFPGVLSNHHLHHMAGKVITAAEMLEYGEAYAKQIVKNAKALAEALAEEGFKVIGEDQGYTKSHQVIVDVSDLHPAGGGWAAPLLEEAGIILNKNLLPWDPLEKVNEPSGLRIGVQEMTRVGMMEDEMKEIAHFMKRVLLDKEDPKKVRKDVYYFRLEYQKVYYSFDYGLPMKE, from the coding sequence ATGGCCTACAAGGAGTATAGGGACAAGGTGTTACACTTTATTGAAGAACACGAGAAGTGGAGGAGCCATACAATAAACTTGATCGCAAGTGAGAACATAACTTCTCCAAGCGTTAACAGGGCCGTTGCCTCTGGCTTTATGCACAAGTACGCAGAGGGATGGCCAAGGCAAAGGTATTACCAAGGTTGTAAGTACGTTGATGAGGTCGAGCTCATTGGAGTTGAACTCTTCACTAAGTTATTCAAGAGCGACTATGCAGATTTAAGACCAATCTCTGGAACTAACGCTAATCAAGCAGTGTTCTTCGGGTTAGGGCAGCCAGGTGATAAGGTTATAGTTCTCCACACGAGCCATGGTGGACATATAAGCCACATGCCATTCGGGGCTGCTGGAATGCGTGGTTTAGAGGTTCACACATGGCCATTCGATAACGAATCCTTCAACATAGACGTTGACAAGGCTGAGAAGATGATAAGAGAGCTCGAGCCAAAGATAGTTGTCTTTGGAGGTTCATTGTTCCCGTTCCCGCACCCAGTTAAGGAGCTTGCCCCAGTGGCTAAGGAAGTTGGGGCGTTCGTAGTTTACGACGCAGCCCACGTTCTCGGATTAATAGCCGGTGGCGAGTTCCAGGACCCACTTAGAGAGGGAGCAGATATAATGACAGCATCAACCCACAAGACCTTCCCAGGGCCACAGGGAGGAGTAATACTGTACAAGAAATTCGCCGACGATGAAACGATAGCAAAGCTACAGTGGGCGATCTTCCCAGGTGTGCTTAGCAACCACCACCTCCACCACATGGCTGGAAAAGTGATAACGGCTGCAGAGATGCTCGAGTACGGTGAAGCGTACGCGAAGCAGATAGTTAAGAACGCAAAGGCCCTAGCTGAAGCCTTAGCAGAGGAAGGATTTAAGGTGATAGGCGAAGACCAAGGTTACACCAAGAGCCATCAAGTCATAGTTGACGTAAGCGACCTCCACCCAGCTGGAGGAGGATGGGCAGCTCCACTCCTTGAGGAAGCCGGAATAATTCTCAACAAGAACTTACTTCCATGGGATCCACTAGAGAAGGTTAACGAGCCAAGTGGACTGAGAATTGGAGTCCAGGAGATGACGAGAGTAGGAATGATGGAAGACGAGATGAAGGAGATAGCGCACTTCATGAAGCGCGTTCTCTTGGACAAAGAGGATCCAAAGAAGGTAAGGAAGGACGTCTACTACTTCAGGCTCGAGTACCAGAAAGTCTACTACTCCTTCGACTATGGCCTTCCAATGAAGGAGTGA
- a CDS encoding DUF3783 domain-containing protein — MKIFGIGFSEQEIEELRRLGLDIICIPEYCRDWVVSSIVENTDELEGRCDWHFKKFIIMHNASNEDIKRVIKLVKPKFKDVIFATTTETSLTWRLDDLLQELIREDEYFKRRKLAKGPFLEFNLF; from the coding sequence ATGAAAATTTTTGGGATTGGATTCAGCGAGCAAGAAATTGAGGAGTTAAGGAGACTTGGATTAGACATCATATGCATTCCGGAGTATTGCAGGGATTGGGTGGTTAGCTCGATAGTTGAGAATACCGACGAGCTCGAAGGGAGATGCGATTGGCACTTCAAGAAGTTCATAATCATGCATAATGCCAGCAACGAGGACATAAAGAGGGTTATTAAACTTGTCAAGCCGAAGTTCAAAGATGTTATCTTCGCCACAACCACGGAAACCTCGTTGACTTGGAGGCTCGATGATTTGCTTCAAGAGCTAATCAGGGAGGATGAATACTTCAAGCGAAGGAAACTAGCGAAGGGTCCTTTTCTGGAGTTTAACCTTTTTTAG
- a CDS encoding RNA-guided pseudouridylation complex pseudouridine synthase subunit Cbf5: MARDEVRRILPADIKREVIVKDDKAETNPKWGFPPDKRPIELHIQYGVINLDKPPGPTSHEVVAWIKRILNLEKAGHGGTLDPKVSGVLPVALERATRVVQALLPAGKEYVALMHLHGDVPEDKIRAVMKEFEGEIIQRPPLRSAVKRRLRTRKVYYIEILEIDGRDVLFRVGVEAGTYIRSLIHHIGLALGVGAHMAELRRTRSGPFKEDETLVTLHDLVDYYHFWKEDGIEEYIRKAIQPMEKAVEHLPKIWIKDSAVAAVAHGANLTVPGIVKLNAGIKKGDLVAIMTLKDELVALGKAMMSTQEMIERSKGIAVDVEKVFMPRDWYPKLW, from the coding sequence ATGGCGAGAGATGAGGTCAGGAGGATACTTCCCGCTGATATAAAGAGGGAGGTAATAGTTAAGGATGATAAAGCTGAGACGAATCCAAAGTGGGGCTTTCCACCCGATAAGAGGCCGATAGAGTTGCACATCCAATATGGGGTCATAAACCTTGACAAGCCTCCAGGCCCTACTAGCCATGAGGTCGTTGCCTGGATAAAGAGAATCCTCAACTTGGAGAAAGCCGGTCATGGTGGAACCCTCGACCCTAAGGTTAGCGGTGTTCTGCCTGTGGCTTTGGAGAGAGCTACTAGGGTCGTTCAAGCTTTACTCCCGGCTGGAAAGGAGTACGTTGCGTTGATGCACCTTCACGGGGATGTTCCTGAAGATAAGATACGCGCAGTTATGAAGGAGTTCGAAGGAGAGATAATTCAGAGGCCCCCCCTAAGAAGTGCCGTGAAAAGAAGGCTAAGGACGAGGAAGGTCTACTACATAGAAATCTTGGAGATAGATGGGAGGGACGTTCTCTTCAGGGTAGGGGTTGAGGCTGGGACTTACATTAGGTCATTGATTCATCACATTGGACTGGCCCTTGGAGTTGGAGCCCACATGGCCGAGCTTAGGAGAACTAGGAGTGGTCCCTTCAAGGAAGATGAAACCCTTGTGACGCTCCACGATTTAGTTGACTACTATCACTTCTGGAAGGAGGATGGGATAGAGGAATACATCAGGAAGGCGATCCAACCAATGGAGAAAGCTGTTGAACATTTGCCTAAGATATGGATAAAGGATTCAGCCGTTGCCGCAGTTGCCCATGGGGCAAACTTAACCGTTCCTGGGATAGTTAAGTTGAACGCAGGCATTAAGAAGGGCGACCTAGTTGCGATAATGACGCTCAAAGACGAGCTCGTAGCTTTGGGTAAAGCCATGATGAGCACCCAGGAAATGATTGAGAGGAGCAAGGGAATAGCAGTGGACGTTGAAAAAGTTTTCATGCCCAGGGATTGGTATCCGAAGCTCTGGTGA
- a CDS encoding TIGR02253 family HAD-type hydrolase, whose protein sequence is MIKVIFFDLDDTLVDTTKLAELARRNAIENMIRHGLPVDFETAYSELMELIKEYGSNFPHHFDYLLRRLDLPYNPKWVSAGVIAYHNTKFAYLREVPGARKVLIRLRELGYRLGIITDGNPVKQWEKILRLEIDDFFEHVIISDFEGVKKPHPKIFKKALKAFNVDAQEALMVGDRLYSDIYGAKNVGMKTVWFKYGKYSKEELEYREYADYEIEKLQDLLKVIENENGSNKEVHPAR, encoded by the coding sequence ATGATCAAGGTCATATTTTTCGATTTGGACGACACTTTAGTGGACACGACGAAGTTGGCCGAGCTGGCTAGGAGAAATGCGATAGAGAATATGATTAGACATGGCCTTCCCGTGGATTTTGAAACGGCTTATTCTGAGCTAATGGAGCTAATTAAAGAATACGGTAGCAACTTTCCCCATCACTTTGACTACCTTCTTAGGAGGTTGGATTTGCCTTACAATCCAAAGTGGGTCTCGGCTGGGGTCATAGCTTATCACAACACAAAGTTCGCTTACCTTAGGGAAGTTCCCGGGGCGAGAAAGGTTCTCATTAGGCTAAGGGAGCTTGGCTACAGGTTGGGAATAATAACCGACGGAAATCCCGTGAAGCAGTGGGAGAAGATCCTTAGGCTTGAGATAGATGACTTCTTTGAGCATGTAATAATATCGGACTTTGAAGGTGTTAAAAAGCCCCACCCCAAGATATTTAAGAAAGCACTGAAGGCATTTAACGTCGATGCTCAGGAAGCCCTGATGGTTGGGGATAGGTTATACTCAGACATCTACGGAGCGAAAAACGTTGGCATGAAAACCGTCTGGTTCAAGTACGGGAAGTATTCAAAGGAAGAGTTAGAATACAGAGAATACGCCGATTATGAGATAGAGAAGCTCCAAGATCTCCTCAAGGTGATCGAGAATGAAAACGGTTCAAATAAGGAAGTTCATCCTGCTAGATAA
- a CDS encoding class I SAM-dependent methyltransferase — protein sequence MGHYYSREPNVPLKTKQIDVCIRGYCFKFITASGVFSFGKLDRGTELLIENMILKPDWKILDLGCGYGVIGIVASRFVNYVVMTDINKRAVQIARKNIKINGVKNAEVRLGNLYEPVEGEKFHSIITNPPVHAGKDILREIVINAPNYLHDGGMLQLVIKTKLGAKFIKDLMKDTFTEVVELAKGSGYRVYAGIA from the coding sequence ATGGGGCACTATTACTCGAGAGAACCAAACGTTCCATTGAAAACTAAGCAAATTGACGTGTGTATTAGGGGTTACTGTTTTAAGTTCATAACAGCTAGCGGGGTTTTCTCCTTTGGCAAACTTGATAGGGGAACCGAGTTACTAATAGAAAATATGATTCTTAAGCCAGATTGGAAGATTCTCGACTTAGGTTGCGGTTATGGTGTAATAGGCATAGTGGCTTCACGCTTCGTCAACTACGTTGTCATGACGGACATTAATAAGCGCGCCGTTCAAATTGCAAGGAAGAATATAAAAATTAATGGTGTTAAGAACGCTGAGGTTAGACTAGGGAATCTGTACGAGCCCGTTGAGGGGGAGAAGTTCCATTCAATAATAACTAACCCTCCAGTCCACGCTGGAAAGGATATTCTGAGGGAAATAGTTATAAATGCCCCTAATTACCTTCACGATGGCGGCATGCTACAATTAGTTATTAAGACTAAACTTGGGGCAAAGTTTATTAAAGACCTGATGAAGGACACCTTCACCGAGGTAGTTGAGTTGGCGAAAGGTTCGGGGTACAGGGTGTATGCCGGGATAGCCTAG